The Chloroflexota bacterium genome includes the window GGCATGATGTGGAGCGACCCGTACTTCACGGTGCAGCGCTCGCTGCTCATCCGGTCGGTGGATCGCTACCAGCTCAAGACCATGGCCGACTTCGGCGGCCGCGTTATCGGGGTCACGCAAGGTTCGACTGCCGATGTGGACACGGACGCCAGAAGGCCATTGACGACGCGTGTGGTCTACCTCGACGACCAGGACCGCGCCGTCGATGCGCTGCTGCGCGGTGAGATCGACGGATTCGGCACCGGCGATGTGTGCAGTGAATACCTGGCAGACTCGCATCCCGGTCAGCTGGCGGTAAGCGATGTTCATCAGATGGAGATTCCGGAGACGTTCGCCTTCGCCGTTCGGGAGTCGGGCGGGCTGCTCGATCCACTGAACGAGTTCATACGCACGCAAAGCAACCGCTACTGACCGGCGGCGCCACGGCGCTAGTCGAGTACGAGGAGACACGCTTCGCGGATGGGCAGACCGATCCGGCGCGGATCATGTGGGCAGGTCCGACCGAGCTTCACACGATCGAGACATTGGAACCGACGACCTGAACGTGATGGCCGTCGAGGTGAAGTGCGATCAGACGGCCTGACCGCGGAGTGCGCCAGCCCCCGCCGGCTCAATGTGCGCACGAAGCGGCCGATTTGGTACCGCAAACCGGATTCGCTGTTCAAGGTCGCCTGCGACTGCCGCAAGCGCGCGGGTGCCGCGGGGGGCCGCAGGTGTGTGCAGCAGACTGCTCGGATCAGGGGTCAAATCGGGGGTCAACTCCTCGAGTGGCGGTGTGCTTGCGCCCTCGTCCCATCGGACCATCAGAGAGGTCCGCTACTTCCCCGAGTACGAGCGGGAGTTACGCGGGCGCCTGAGTGGCTGACCCACTCGATTCGGCGGCATTCGCAGTGCGCTCGCCGTCCGGTACTCTGAGCGCCCATACGCTGGGAGCGAGTTCGTGACCTGCGCGAACTGTGGAACCGAAAACGAGGCGGGTCGCAAGTTCTGCGACGCCTGCGGCACGAGCCTTTCAGCCGGCTGCCCGAACTGCGGTGCGAGCAACCGGCCTGCAGCGCGGTTCTGCGCGGACTGC containing:
- a CDS encoding transporter substrate-binding domain-containing protein, giving the protein MSVIRTITPGILTVGTYGAFAPLCWRDGDKARGRDIDFLRAFATKSGLEFTAQFFEFDRIWERPGRDEIDVAAASIAPLASRTSPGMMWSDPYFTVQRSLLIRSVDRYQLKTMADFGGRVIGVTQGSTADVDTDARRPLTTRVVYLDDQDRAVDALLRGEIDGFGTGDVCSEYLADSHPGQLAVSDVHQMEIPETFAFAVRESGGLLDPLNEFIRTQSNRY